The following coding sequences are from one Paramormyrops kingsleyae isolate MSU_618 chromosome 21, PKINGS_0.4, whole genome shotgun sequence window:
- the LOC111850506 gene encoding zinc finger protein ZIC 1: MLLDAGAQYPAIGVTTFGSSRHHSTGEVTEREVGLGINPFADGMGAFKINHGTHDLASGQTAFSSQAPGYAAAALGHHHHPSHVSSYSTAAFNSTRDFLFRNRGFGDAASAQHSLFASAAGSFGGPHGHSDAAGHLLFPGLHEQAATHGSPVNGQMRLGFSGDMYGRAEQYGQVTSPRSDHYASTQLHSYGAMNMNMAAHHGAGAFFRYMRQPIKQELICKWIEPEQLANPKKSCNKTFSTMHELVTHITVEHVGGPEQSNHICFWEECSREGKPFKAKYKLVNHIRVHTGEKPFPCPFPGCGKVFARSENLKIHKRTHTGEKPFKCEYEGCDRRFANSSDRKKHMHVHTSDKPYLCKMCDKSYTHPSSLRKHMKVHESSTQGSQPSPAASSGYESSTPPTIVSPSTENAGSSSISPASTTVHHAASHSALSSNFNEWYV; this comes from the exons ATGCTCTTAGACGCAGGAGCACAATATCCTGCCATAGGAGTGACTACATTCGGCTCCTCCAGACATCACTCAACAGGCGAAGTCACCGAGCGAGAGGTGGGACTGGGGATCAACCCGTTTGCTGATGGTATGGGTGCCTTCAAAATCAACCACGGGACCCACGACCTAGCTTCTGGACAAACGGCATTTTCTTCCCAAGCGCCCGGGTATGCTGCCGCTGCATTAGGGCATCACCACCACCCCTCTCACGTGAGCTCCTACTCTACCGCGGCTTTCAATTCCACTCGGGACTTTCTGTTCCGAAACAGGGGATTCGGGGACGCTGCGAGCGCGCAGCACAGTCTGTTCGCCTCGGCAGCAGGAAGTTTCGGGGGGCCACACGGACACAGTGATGCCGCGGGACATCTTCTGTTTCCCGGACTTCACGAGCAGGCGGCCACGCATGGCTCCCCTGTCAACGGGCAGATGCGCCTTGGCTTTTCTGGGGACATGTACGGCAGAGCAGAACAGTATGGCCAGGTTACCAGCCCACGGTCCGACCACTATGCGTCGACCCAGTTGCACAGCTATGGCGCGATGAATATGAACATGGCTGCACACCACGGTGCGGGGGCCTTCTTTCGATACATGAGGCAACCGATAAAGCAAGAACTTATTTGCAAATGGATTGAACCGGAGCAACTGGCGAACCCCAAAAAGTCTTGCAACAAAACTTTCAGCACGATGCACGAGCTTGTGACGCACATCACTGTGGAACATGTTGGGGGCCCAGAACAATCGAATCATATATGCTTTTGGGAAGAGTGTTCCAGAGAAGGGAAGCCTTTTAAAGCCAAGTACAAACTAGTAAATCATATAAGGGTACACACGGGAGAAAAACCGTTCCCATGTCCTTTTCCCGGCTGTGGCAAAGTGTTTGCGAGGTCTGAAAACCTGAAAATCCACAAACGAACCCACACTG GTGAAAAACCGTTTAAATGTGAATACGAAGGCTGCGACAGGCGCTTTGCGAATAGCAGCGACCGCAAGAAACACATGCACGTGCACACGTCCGACAAACCGTACCTCTGCAAAATGTGCGACAAATCATACACCCATCCCAGCTCCCTCAGAAAACACATGAAG GTCCACGAATCCTCCACACAAGGGTCACAGCCGTCGCCTGCGGCCAGCTCAGGGTATGAGTCATCCACGCCTCCAACAATCGTGTCTCCGTCTACAGAGAACGCGGGGAGCAGCTCAATATCGCCTGCTTCGACAACGGTGCACCATGCGGCCAGTCACAGCGCACTGTCGTCAAATTTTAACGAATGGTACGTTTAA
- the LOC111850505 gene encoding zinc finger protein ZIC 4-like isoform X3, producing MTHSPNGWRKIEKEKQRMRVYMSSLSASLSYLDQKNLEDIFNRWRNVELPEFQFKQDSSWTEFVESLGSYPGHYGHHPEAGNHSLFPRLHHEQPSNGAPGGQTLNGQIRLGIPGEMYVRSDHMSQVAGSRADSFAASTLHGYGSISLNMNLSAHHGPGAFFRYMRQPIKQELICKWLDPEHAAKKLCSKTYSTMHELVTHVTVEHVGGPEQGNHICFWEECLREGKPFKAKYKLVNHIRVHTGEKPFPCPFPGCGKVFARSENLKIHKRTHTGEKPFKCEFEGCDRRFANSSDRKKHSHVHTSDKPYNCKVRGCDKSYTHPSSLRKHMKVHCKSPPPSSGYESSTPSLVSPASDSGRDPASSTHSDALSSSQGANLSEWYVCHSSGASGTQTPPSSSSPEPENGSPYRNREPRDTF from the exons ATGACACATTCCCCAAATGGCTGGAGAAAAATCGAAAAGGAGAAACAGCGGATGCGTGTATATATGTCTAGTCTCAGTGCAAGTTTAAGCTACCTGGATCAAAAAAATCTGGAAGACATTTTCAACAGGTGGAGAAACG TTGAACTTCCAGAGTTCCAGTTTAAACAGGATTCTTCTTGGACGGAATTTGTTGAATCTCTAG GTAGCTATCCTGGGCACTATGGTCATCACCCCGAAGCTGGAAACCATTCCCTCTTTCCTCGACTCCATCACGAACAACCATCTAACGGAGCGCCAGGTGGCCAAACGCTGAATGGACAAATAAGGTTAGGAATACCTGGAGAAATGTATGTTAGGTCTGATCACATGAGTCAAGTGGCAGGTTCAAGGGCTGATTCGTTTGCTGCCTCGACTTTGCACGGCTACGGCAGCATTAGTTTAAACATGAATCTTAGCGCTCACCACGGACCCGGTGCCTTCTTCCGTTACATGAGGCAGCCGATCAAGCAAGAACTCATTTGTAAGTGGCTGGATCCAGAACACGCCGCAAAAAAACTTTGCTCGAAAACTTACAGCACCATGCACGAGTTGGTAACGCATGTGACAGTGGAGCACGTCGGGGGACCGGAGCAGGGAAACCATATCTGCTTTTGGGAAGAGTGTCTCCGCGAAGGAAAACCGTTTAAAGCCAAGTATAAGCTAGTAAATCATATCAGAGTTCATACCGGCGAGAAACCGTTTCCGTGTCCGTTTCCCGGCTGTGGCAAAGTGTTTGCAAGATCTGAAAACCTTAAGATCCACAAAAGGACTCACACAG GTGAAAAGCCTTTTAAATGCGAATTTGAAGGATGCGATCGACGCTTCGCGAACAGCAGCGACCGAAAGAAGCACTCGCACGTGCACACCAGCGACAAGCCTTACAACTGCAAAGTGAGAGGCTGCGATAAGTCGTACACGCACCCGAGCTCCCTGAGAAAACATATGAAGGTGCATTGCAAGTCTCCGCCGCCGAGTTCGGGCTACGAATCCTCGACTCCCTCTCTCGTTTCCCCTGCTTCGGACTCCGGTCGAGACCCGGCCTCATCCACGCACTCCGACGCTCTCTCCTCCTCCCAAGGCGCCAATCTAAGCGAGTGGTACGTTTGTCACAGCTCTGGCGCGAGCGGCACCCAGACCCCACCCAGCAGTTCTTCGCCGGAACCAGAGAACGGTTCTCCTTACAGAAACCGCGAACCAAGAGATACGTTTTGA
- the LOC111850505 gene encoding zinc finger protein ZIC 4-like isoform X1, with the protein MSLDALGSAVMDSAFSKRNTALRLVDLAGAHHHHHHHHHTPQSVTGIPGFSSHPHSMAHTLPGEITAEPRLGPSPFGPEHMGHSAALKISPAHHYPHHHHHHNHHMAGHSEVVSSQTGAFGPVQAAPVPYSMSHTAQALSAGRDFFIRRDLTAPAMPGLIDQSSGASSHHGMFVSTTGSYPGHYGHHPEAGNHSLFPRLHHEQPSNGAPGGQTLNGQIRLGIPGEMYVRSDHMSQVAGSRADSFAASTLHGYGSISLNMNLSAHHGPGAFFRYMRQPIKQELICKWLDPEHAAKKLCSKTYSTMHELVTHVTVEHVGGPEQGNHICFWEECLREGKPFKAKYKLVNHIRVHTGEKPFPCPFPGCGKVFARSENLKIHKRTHTGEKPFKCEFEGCDRRFANSSDRKKHSHVHTSDKPYNCKVRGCDKSYTHPSSLRKHMKVHCKSPPPSSGYESSTPSLVSPASDSGRDPASSTHSDALSSSQGANLSEWYVCHSSGASGTQTPPSSSSPEPENGSPYRNREPRDTF; encoded by the exons ATGAGTCTGGATGCTTTGGGAAGCGCGGTTATGGACTCCGCGTTTTCCAAACGGAACACAGCGCTGAGATTAGTTGACTTGGCAGGGGCtcaccaccatcaccatcatcaccaccataCCCCTCAGAGCGTGACAGGCATCCCGGGGTTCAGCAGCCATCCACACTCAATGGCTCACACGCTCCCCGGGGAGATTACTGCAGAACCCCGCCTGGGGCCGAGTCCATTCGGGCCAGAACACATGGGGCACTCCGCGGCCCTCAAAATCAGCCCAGCCCATCATTATCCtcatcaccatcaccaccacAATCATCATATGGCAGGCCACAGTGAAGTTGTCTCCAGTCAAACGGGTGCTTTTGGCCCAGTGCAGGCGGCTCCTGTCCCATACTCCATGTCTCACACGGCCCAGGCACTCTCGGCAGGTAGGGATTTCTTCATTCGAAGAGATTTGACAGCTCCAGCCATGCCGGGGCTGATCGACCAGTCTTCTGGTGCATCCTCTCACCACGGAATGTTTGTCTCAACAACAGGTAGCTATCCTGGGCACTATGGTCATCACCCCGAAGCTGGAAACCATTCCCTCTTTCCTCGACTCCATCACGAACAACCATCTAACGGAGCGCCAGGTGGCCAAACGCTGAATGGACAAATAAGGTTAGGAATACCTGGAGAAATGTATGTTAGGTCTGATCACATGAGTCAAGTGGCAGGTTCAAGGGCTGATTCGTTTGCTGCCTCGACTTTGCACGGCTACGGCAGCATTAGTTTAAACATGAATCTTAGCGCTCACCACGGACCCGGTGCCTTCTTCCGTTACATGAGGCAGCCGATCAAGCAAGAACTCATTTGTAAGTGGCTGGATCCAGAACACGCCGCAAAAAAACTTTGCTCGAAAACTTACAGCACCATGCACGAGTTGGTAACGCATGTGACAGTGGAGCACGTCGGGGGACCGGAGCAGGGAAACCATATCTGCTTTTGGGAAGAGTGTCTCCGCGAAGGAAAACCGTTTAAAGCCAAGTATAAGCTAGTAAATCATATCAGAGTTCATACCGGCGAGAAACCGTTTCCGTGTCCGTTTCCCGGCTGTGGCAAAGTGTTTGCAAGATCTGAAAACCTTAAGATCCACAAAAGGACTCACACAG GTGAAAAGCCTTTTAAATGCGAATTTGAAGGATGCGATCGACGCTTCGCGAACAGCAGCGACCGAAAGAAGCACTCGCACGTGCACACCAGCGACAAGCCTTACAACTGCAAAGTGAGAGGCTGCGATAAGTCGTACACGCACCCGAGCTCCCTGAGAAAACATATGAAGGTGCATTGCAAGTCTCCGCCGCCGAGTTCGGGCTACGAATCCTCGACTCCCTCTCTCGTTTCCCCTGCTTCGGACTCCGGTCGAGACCCGGCCTCATCCACGCACTCCGACGCTCTCTCCTCCTCCCAAGGCGCCAATCTAAGCGAGTGGTACGTTTGTCACAGCTCTGGCGCGAGCGGCACCCAGACCCCACCCAGCAGTTCTTCGCCGGAACCAGAGAACGGTTCTCCTTACAGAAACCGCGAACCAAGAGATACGTTTTGA
- the LOC111850505 gene encoding zinc finger protein ZIC 4-like isoform X2 codes for MSLDALGSAVMDSAFSKRNTALRLVDLAGAHHHHHHHHHTPQSVTGIPGFSSHPHSMAHTLPGEITAEPRLGPSPFGPEHMGHSAALKISPAHHYPHHHHHHNHHMAGHSEVVSSQTGAFGPVQAAPVPYSMSHTAQALSAGSYPGHYGHHPEAGNHSLFPRLHHEQPSNGAPGGQTLNGQIRLGIPGEMYVRSDHMSQVAGSRADSFAASTLHGYGSISLNMNLSAHHGPGAFFRYMRQPIKQELICKWLDPEHAAKKLCSKTYSTMHELVTHVTVEHVGGPEQGNHICFWEECLREGKPFKAKYKLVNHIRVHTGEKPFPCPFPGCGKVFARSENLKIHKRTHTGEKPFKCEFEGCDRRFANSSDRKKHSHVHTSDKPYNCKVRGCDKSYTHPSSLRKHMKVHCKSPPPSSGYESSTPSLVSPASDSGRDPASSTHSDALSSSQGANLSEWYVCHSSGASGTQTPPSSSSPEPENGSPYRNREPRDTF; via the exons ATGAGTCTGGATGCTTTGGGAAGCGCGGTTATGGACTCCGCGTTTTCCAAACGGAACACAGCGCTGAGATTAGTTGACTTGGCAGGGGCtcaccaccatcaccatcatcaccaccataCCCCTCAGAGCGTGACAGGCATCCCGGGGTTCAGCAGCCATCCACACTCAATGGCTCACACGCTCCCCGGGGAGATTACTGCAGAACCCCGCCTGGGGCCGAGTCCATTCGGGCCAGAACACATGGGGCACTCCGCGGCCCTCAAAATCAGCCCAGCCCATCATTATCCtcatcaccatcaccaccacAATCATCATATGGCAGGCCACAGTGAAGTTGTCTCCAGTCAAACGGGTGCTTTTGGCCCAGTGCAGGCGGCTCCTGTCCCATACTCCATGTCTCACACGGCCCAGGCACTCTCGGCAG GTAGCTATCCTGGGCACTATGGTCATCACCCCGAAGCTGGAAACCATTCCCTCTTTCCTCGACTCCATCACGAACAACCATCTAACGGAGCGCCAGGTGGCCAAACGCTGAATGGACAAATAAGGTTAGGAATACCTGGAGAAATGTATGTTAGGTCTGATCACATGAGTCAAGTGGCAGGTTCAAGGGCTGATTCGTTTGCTGCCTCGACTTTGCACGGCTACGGCAGCATTAGTTTAAACATGAATCTTAGCGCTCACCACGGACCCGGTGCCTTCTTCCGTTACATGAGGCAGCCGATCAAGCAAGAACTCATTTGTAAGTGGCTGGATCCAGAACACGCCGCAAAAAAACTTTGCTCGAAAACTTACAGCACCATGCACGAGTTGGTAACGCATGTGACAGTGGAGCACGTCGGGGGACCGGAGCAGGGAAACCATATCTGCTTTTGGGAAGAGTGTCTCCGCGAAGGAAAACCGTTTAAAGCCAAGTATAAGCTAGTAAATCATATCAGAGTTCATACCGGCGAGAAACCGTTTCCGTGTCCGTTTCCCGGCTGTGGCAAAGTGTTTGCAAGATCTGAAAACCTTAAGATCCACAAAAGGACTCACACAG GTGAAAAGCCTTTTAAATGCGAATTTGAAGGATGCGATCGACGCTTCGCGAACAGCAGCGACCGAAAGAAGCACTCGCACGTGCACACCAGCGACAAGCCTTACAACTGCAAAGTGAGAGGCTGCGATAAGTCGTACACGCACCCGAGCTCCCTGAGAAAACATATGAAGGTGCATTGCAAGTCTCCGCCGCCGAGTTCGGGCTACGAATCCTCGACTCCCTCTCTCGTTTCCCCTGCTTCGGACTCCGGTCGAGACCCGGCCTCATCCACGCACTCCGACGCTCTCTCCTCCTCCCAAGGCGCCAATCTAAGCGAGTGGTACGTTTGTCACAGCTCTGGCGCGAGCGGCACCCAGACCCCACCCAGCAGTTCTTCGCCGGAACCAGAGAACGGTTCTCCTTACAGAAACCGCGAACCAAGAGATACGTTTTGA